The Parabacteroides sp. AD58 genome includes a window with the following:
- a CDS encoding bifunctional cytidylyltransferase/SDR family oxidoreductase, producing MKRNIAIILAGGVGSRLGLSTPKQFFKVAGKMVVEHTIDVFECNPHIDEIAIVSNPFYISEFENIVIKNGWRKVKKILKGGAERYHSSLSAIQAYADQQVNLIFHDAVRPLVSQRIINDVVEALATYHAIDVALPSADTIIEVEGDFIHQIPDRSRLRRGQTPQAFDIEIIKQAYQIALKDPAFKVTDDCGVVKKYLPHIPIYVVTGEESNMKLTYKEDTYLLDKFFQLRQSEVNPNKIDDHFFAHKVAVIFGGSYGIGAEILHLLEEKQVKVYSFSRSQTSTDVGNRENVSSALQQVFQKEGRIDFVINTAGILNKEPLVATDYSTIVSAVQTNYMGTVHVAIESFPYLKETRGKLVFFTSSSYTRGRAFYSIYSSTKAAIVNFVQAISQEWEGFGISVNCINPERTKTPMRIHNFGIEPDDTLLSAKQVAEATLSTLASDYTGQVIDVKREML from the coding sequence ATGAAAAGAAACATAGCAATTATATTAGCCGGAGGCGTAGGAAGTCGATTAGGACTATCTACCCCCAAACAATTTTTCAAAGTCGCAGGGAAAATGGTGGTGGAACATACAATAGATGTATTTGAATGTAATCCCCATATCGACGAAATAGCGATTGTATCGAATCCGTTTTATATTTCAGAATTTGAAAATATAGTCATAAAAAACGGATGGCGTAAGGTGAAGAAAATCCTGAAAGGAGGGGCAGAGCGTTATCATTCAAGTCTTTCTGCAATCCAGGCATATGCTGATCAGCAAGTTAATTTAATATTTCATGATGCTGTACGTCCTCTGGTTAGTCAGCGCATCATTAATGATGTGGTAGAGGCTTTAGCAACCTATCATGCTATTGATGTGGCATTGCCTTCTGCGGATACAATTATAGAGGTAGAAGGAGATTTTATCCATCAAATACCAGATCGTTCTCGATTACGTAGAGGGCAGACTCCTCAGGCTTTTGATATTGAAATAATCAAACAAGCTTATCAGATCGCATTGAAAGATCCAGCTTTTAAAGTGACAGATGATTGTGGTGTCGTCAAAAAATATTTACCGCATATTCCTATTTATGTGGTTACCGGTGAAGAAAGTAATATGAAGCTCACTTATAAGGAAGATACTTATTTATTAGATAAGTTTTTTCAGTTAAGACAGAGCGAAGTCAACCCTAATAAAATAGATGATCATTTCTTTGCCCATAAAGTAGCTGTTATTTTTGGTGGAAGTTATGGCATTGGAGCAGAAATACTTCATTTATTGGAAGAGAAGCAAGTAAAAGTTTACAGTTTTTCCCGATCACAGACTAGTACGGATGTAGGAAATCGTGAAAATGTTTCGTCTGCCTTACAGCAGGTTTTTCAAAAAGAAGGACGAATAGATTTTGTAATTAATACAGCTGGTATTTTAAATAAAGAGCCTTTAGTTGCTACTGATTATTCGACTATTGTGTCGGCTGTTCAGACGAATTATATGGGAACAGTACATGTAGCCATTGAGTCTTTCCCTTATTTGAAGGAGACAAGAGGAAAACTGGTATTTTTCACTTCGAGTTCTTATACCCGAGGGCGTGCTTTTTATAGCATATATTCTTCAACGAAAGCAGCTATCGTTAATTTTGTCCAGGCTATATCTCAGGAGTGGGAAGGGTTTGGTATTTCTGTTAACTGTATTAATCCAGAAAGAACAAAAACTCCCATGAGGATACATAATTTTGGTATTGAGCCTGATGATACGTTACTTTCAGCTAAGCAAGTTGCTGAGGCAACTCTAAGTACGCTGGCATCAGATTATACTGGGCAAGTCATAGATGTAAAAAGAGAAATGTTATGA
- a CDS encoding LicD family protein translates to MNNPFLTDYVKQNLRACQLKQLSILEEIDRICKKHKIDYWLDGGSLLGAVRHKGFIPWDDDIDIAMRLEDMRRFIRIAPQELREGLFLQTKDSDPSNNKPIVKVRDLNSFFVEEGDDFHLDYQKGVFVDIFPFVDYPSIPKSWVKKLARGYSVSNSILHTKHYYSFRSFFEFFWFGLKCIIIGALWKFINLFVSKRTYISNVLNNNGYGIMHRQDSIFPIGEIEFEGKRFKAPCNPDAYLTDLYKNYMEIPPENKRIVHAIYFHTELIES, encoded by the coding sequence ATGAATAATCCGTTTTTAACAGACTACGTAAAACAGAATCTGAGAGCTTGTCAGCTTAAACAGTTATCTATACTTGAAGAAATAGATCGGATCTGCAAAAAACATAAAATTGATTATTGGTTGGATGGTGGTAGTCTATTAGGTGCTGTCAGACACAAAGGATTTATTCCATGGGATGATGATATTGACATAGCCATGCGCTTGGAAGATATGCGACGTTTTATCAGAATTGCTCCGCAGGAATTACGTGAAGGATTATTTTTACAGACGAAAGACAGTGATCCCTCGAATAATAAACCGATCGTTAAAGTCCGTGACCTGAACTCGTTCTTTGTTGAGGAAGGCGATGATTTTCATTTAGATTACCAGAAAGGAGTTTTTGTGGATATATTCCCATTTGTCGATTATCCGAGTATTCCTAAAAGTTGGGTGAAAAAATTGGCACGAGGCTATTCTGTCAGTAACTCTATTTTGCATACCAAGCATTATTATTCGTTTCGTTCCTTTTTCGAATTTTTCTGGTTTGGCCTGAAATGTATTATTATCGGAGCCTTGTGGAAGTTTATCAATTTATTTGTAAGTAAGCGTACTTATATCTCAAATGTATTGAATAATAATGGTTACGGCATTATGCACCGTCAAGATTCCATATTCCCTATAGGTGAGATAGAATTTGAAGGCAAGCGTTTTAAAGCTCCCTGTAATCCGGATGCTTATTTGACTGATTTATATAAGAACTACATGGAAATACCGCCTGAAAATAAACGTATTGTTCATGCGATCTATTTTCATACTGAATTGATAGAATCATGA
- a CDS encoding hemolysin activation protein, which produces MKPALVDVAVLILFFNRPEPLSQVFEQVKKACPSKLFLYQDGPRNEKDMPGILACREIVSAVDWECEVHQWFQEKNQGCDPSEYLSQKWAFSFVDKCIVLEDDDVPSLSFFPFCKELLDRYEHDTRICMIAGFNPEEVTPHVTSDYFFSTTFSIWGWASWRRVIDQWDEQYSFLDDPENMGLLKNLIAARNYRDDFIYMCQRHREHGKAYYETIFQAANFFQSGLSIVPTKNMINNLGAIADSTHFKGSIQTMPKGYRRIFTMDRYEVNFPLKHPRYVIENVAYKEAVYRIMAWRHPWIKIGRSFEELYLNLRYGNFRLILKSIRDRIDKWLGKEKCN; this is translated from the coding sequence ATGAAACCTGCATTAGTTGATGTCGCTGTACTGATTTTGTTCTTCAACCGGCCGGAGCCTTTATCTCAGGTTTTTGAGCAGGTGAAGAAGGCATGTCCTTCTAAGTTGTTTTTATATCAGGACGGACCACGGAATGAAAAAGATATGCCCGGAATTTTAGCTTGTCGGGAAATTGTATCAGCTGTTGATTGGGAATGCGAAGTACATCAATGGTTTCAAGAAAAAAATCAGGGTTGTGATCCTTCAGAATATCTTTCTCAAAAATGGGCTTTTTCATTTGTTGATAAATGTATCGTATTAGAGGATGATGATGTACCTTCCTTGTCATTCTTCCCTTTTTGTAAGGAATTGTTGGATAGGTATGAGCATGACACTCGTATCTGCATGATTGCCGGATTTAATCCAGAGGAAGTTACTCCACATGTTACATCTGATTATTTCTTTTCAACAACATTTTCCATCTGGGGATGGGCAAGCTGGAGGCGTGTGATCGATCAGTGGGATGAGCAATATTCTTTTCTGGATGATCCGGAGAATATGGGATTGCTGAAAAATCTTATTGCCGCAAGAAATTATAGAGACGATTTTATTTATATGTGTCAACGGCATCGTGAACATGGGAAAGCTTATTATGAAACGATTTTTCAAGCAGCTAATTTCTTTCAGTCGGGGTTGAGTATCGTTCCTACAAAAAATATGATAAATAATTTGGGGGCAATAGCTGATTCAACCCATTTCAAAGGCTCTATCCAAACCATGCCGAAGGGATATCGGCGTATATTTACGATGGATCGTTATGAGGTCAATTTCCCATTGAAGCATCCTCGTTATGTGATTGAGAATGTTGCCTACAAAGAAGCAGTGTATCGTATTATGGCTTGGAGACATCCTTGGATTAAAATAGGACGTTCATTTGAAGAACTTTATTTGAACCTACGTTATGGAAACTTTAGGCTAATATTAAAATCAATTCGTGATCGGATTGATAAATGGTTAGGAAAAGAAAAATGTAATTGA
- a CDS encoding IS30-like element IS4351 family transposase: protein MSKHITEEQRYAISMMLQIPMSKKAIAEAIGVDKSTVYREIKRNCDARSGSYSMELAQRKADRRKQQKHRKEVLTPAMRKRIIKLLKKGFSPEQIVGRSRLEGIAMVSHETIYRWIWEDKRRGGKLHKYLRRQGRRYAKRGSKNAGRGFIPGRVDIDERPEIVELKERFGDLEIDTIIGKNHKGAILTINDRATSRVWIRKLSGKEAIPVAKIAVWALRKVKNLIHTITADNGKEFAKHEEIAQKLEIKFYFCKPYHSWERGANENTNGLIRQYIPKGKDFSEVTNKQIKWIENKLNNRPRKRLGYLTPNEKFKQIINQNSVAFAS, encoded by the coding sequence ATGAGCAAACATATAACCGAGGAACAAAGGTATGCAATTTCTATGATGTTGCAAATACCGATGAGCAAAAAAGCAATAGCGGAAGCTATCGGAGTAGATAAAAGCACTGTTTACAGGGAGATAAAGCGCAATTGCGACGCCCGAAGTGGTAGCTATAGCATGGAGCTTGCCCAGCGAAAAGCAGACAGGCGCAAGCAGCAAAAACATCGCAAGGAAGTGCTTACACCGGCAATGAGAAAACGGATAATAAAGCTGTTGAAGAAAGGATTCAGCCCGGAGCAGATTGTCGGCAGGAGCCGCTTGGAGGGAATTGCGATGGTATCTCACGAAACGATATATCGCTGGATTTGGGAGGATAAGCGGCGGGGTGGCAAACTGCACAAATATCTTCGCAGACAAGGTCGCAGGTATGCCAAACGTGGTTCTAAAAATGCAGGGCGAGGATTTATCCCAGGCAGGGTGGATATTGATGAGCGTCCCGAGATAGTGGAACTGAAGGAGAGATTTGGTGATTTAGAGATAGATACAATTATTGGTAAGAACCACAAAGGTGCCATTCTTACCATTAACGACAGAGCAACAAGCAGGGTCTGGATACGCAAGTTGTCGGGAAAAGAAGCCATCCCGGTAGCTAAGATTGCAGTATGGGCACTGCGGAAAGTGAAAAACTTAATACACACAATTACGGCTGACAATGGAAAGGAGTTTGCAAAGCACGAGGAAATTGCGCAAAAATTGGAAATAAAATTCTATTTTTGCAAACCATACCACTCATGGGAACGTGGTGCCAATGAAAACACCAACGGGCTTATCAGGCAGTATATCCCAAAGGGTAAGGACTTTAGTGAAGTAACCAACAAACAGATTAAGTGGATTGAAAATAAACTCAATAATCGACCTCGTAAAAGACTTGGATACCTCACGCCAAACGAAAAATTTAAACAAATTATTAATCAGAATTCTGTTGCATTTGCAAGTTGA
- a CDS encoding glycosyltransferase family 4 protein, with amino-acid sequence MKILLLNTSARTGGAAVAANRLRKALQKKGIDVSMLVRDKEIADASISSVSTTGWKRKMNLFRFYWERLIIFLCNHLDKKELFRVSIANTGTDISHHPLVRQADIIHLHWINQGFLSLSDLQKLFQLGKPIVWTMHDMWPCTGICHHARECSAYHEQCGACFYLHSTQHTDLSTRVFLQKNKVYHSVPITFVGCSRWLTERAAQSALLKDKQVINIPNPLDLSLFTPKNVSDSRKLLHLPEDKHLILFGALNVTDSRKGVDYLIKALRLLSRNDMELVVFGQVKREIKDLVPVPIHSLGYLSDDNQIVALYNAVDLFVTSSLDENLPNTIMEAMACGTPCVGFQTGGIPEMIDHLKNGYVARYQDAEDLAQGITWVLDHPHPQQLAEACVEKVKTHYSEEVIAGKYIALYQKLMDKEKI; translated from the coding sequence ATGAAAATCCTCCTACTAAATACTTCTGCTCGGACTGGTGGGGCGGCGGTGGCTGCCAATCGTCTGAGAAAGGCTTTACAGAAGAAAGGAATAGACGTTTCGATGTTGGTACGCGACAAAGAAATAGCGGATGCTTCCATTTCTTCGGTGAGTACTACAGGGTGGAAGCGGAAAATGAACTTATTCCGTTTTTATTGGGAACGGCTGATTATCTTCTTGTGTAATCATCTGGATAAAAAAGAACTGTTTCGGGTGTCGATTGCCAATACAGGAACGGATATCAGTCATCATCCGCTGGTAAGACAGGCTGATATCATTCATTTGCATTGGATTAATCAGGGTTTTTTGTCGCTCTCAGATCTGCAGAAATTATTCCAGTTGGGTAAACCAATTGTGTGGACGATGCATGATATGTGGCCTTGTACGGGGATTTGCCATCATGCACGGGAGTGTTCTGCTTATCATGAGCAGTGTGGGGCTTGTTTTTATTTACATAGTACACAGCATACAGATTTGTCCACTCGTGTGTTTTTACAGAAAAACAAGGTTTATCACTCGGTTCCCATCACATTTGTAGGATGTAGCCGATGGCTGACAGAACGAGCCGCCCAAAGTGCTTTGTTGAAGGACAAACAAGTTATAAATATTCCTAATCCTCTGGATCTTTCTCTCTTTACTCCTAAGAATGTTTCAGATAGCAGAAAGTTGTTACATTTACCAGAAGATAAACATTTGATTTTATTCGGAGCCTTGAATGTAACGGATTCTAGGAAGGGAGTAGATTATCTGATTAAGGCATTGAGATTATTGTCTCGGAATGATATGGAATTGGTGGTATTCGGTCAGGTCAAACGGGAAATAAAGGATTTGGTTCCTGTTCCTATTCATTCGCTGGGATATTTGTCTGATGACAATCAGATTGTGGCATTGTATAATGCCGTTGATTTGTTCGTGACTTCTTCATTGGACGAGAATCTCCCCAACACCATCATGGAGGCAATGGCATGTGGAACTCCTTGTGTCGGGTTTCAGACAGGAGGGATACCGGAGATGATTGATCATCTGAAGAACGGGTATGTAGCCCGTTATCAAGATGCAGAGGATCTGGCTCAGGGAATTACGTGGGTTTTGGATCATCCTCATCCGCAACAATTGGCTGAGGCCTGTGTGGAGAAGGTAAAAACTCATTATTCGGAAGAGGTTATTGCCGGAAAATATATAGCTTTGTATCAGAAGCTGATGGATAAAGAAAAGATATGA
- a CDS encoding nucleotidyltransferase domain-containing protein — protein MKVSREYILQAVKQTLHLVAPNAKIILFGSRARNDAQEDSDWDLLILIEKDKILNDDFDKIAYPLIELGWELDEYIHPILYTFKDWKKRCFTPFYKNIEKEGIVL, from the coding sequence ATGAAAGTCTCACGTGAATATATTTTACAAGCAGTCAAACAGACTTTACATTTGGTCGCACCGAATGCTAAGATAATTTTGTTTGGATCGAGAGCCAGGAATGATGCCCAGGAGGATTCAGACTGGGATTTGTTGATTCTCATCGAAAAAGATAAGATTCTGAATGATGATTTTGATAAAATAGCTTATCCGTTGATAGAGTTGGGTTGGGAGTTAGATGAGTATATTCATCCGATACTTTATACATTCAAGGATTGGAAGAAAAGGTGCTTTACTCCGTTTTATAAAAATATAGAAAAGGAAGGAATCGTTCTATGA
- a CDS encoding HEPN domain-containing protein, which translates to MTLSIEEKKAIIAYRIQKAWNSMQEAKDNAQLNHWTLAASRLYYAAYYMASALLVDKGIVARSHSGIIHIIGAEFVKNGLLSKEDGRLISRLFNMRQSGDYDDLFDWTEEDVAPFFEKTEAFMKHVYELITLKE; encoded by the coding sequence ATGACATTAAGTATCGAAGAGAAGAAAGCTATTATTGCGTATCGTATTCAAAAGGCGTGGAACAGTATGCAGGAAGCGAAAGATAATGCTCAATTGAATCATTGGACTTTGGCTGCTTCCAGGTTATATTATGCCGCTTATTATATGGCTTCTGCCTTGTTGGTAGATAAAGGTATTGTTGCACGATCGCATTCAGGGATTATTCATATAATAGGTGCTGAATTCGTGAAAAACGGTCTCTTGTCAAAAGAAGATGGTAGACTTATTTCTCGTTTGTTTAATATGAGGCAATCGGGAGATTATGATGATTTATTTGATTGGACAGAGGAAGATGTCGCCCCTTTTTTTGAAAAGACGGAAGCTTTCATGAAACATGTATACGAATTGATTACATTGAAAGAATGA
- a CDS encoding glycosyltransferase family 2 protein, translated as MGNNTVKFTIITITYNAAQWLERTILSILSQSYGNIEYVIIDGASTDGTVDIIRQYASGVSFWLSEPDKGLYDAMNKGLQHATGDYVWFINAGDTLPNADIIQRIVQKMEKRKHLPDVIYGETAIVDAQGKMLGMRRLRPPKKLSWKSFRMGMLVCHQSFIARREIAPLYDLNYRLSADYDWCIRCLKQARYVYNTNLILSNFLEAGMSTQQRKASLKERYAIMCKYYGKFATILLHGWFAVRFYTAKLFKGRV; from the coding sequence ATGGGGAATAATACTGTCAAATTCACGATTATAACGATCACTTATAATGCGGCGCAGTGGCTGGAACGGACCATTCTGAGTATCTTGAGCCAGTCGTATGGGAATATTGAATATGTGATTATCGATGGGGCATCGACCGACGGAACCGTGGATATAATCCGTCAGTATGCTTCCGGGGTTTCTTTTTGGCTCAGTGAGCCGGACAAGGGACTGTATGATGCCATGAACAAGGGATTGCAGCATGCTACCGGTGATTATGTCTGGTTTATCAATGCCGGTGATACCCTGCCGAATGCGGATATTATACAACGGATTGTCCAGAAGATGGAAAAACGGAAACACTTGCCGGATGTTATCTATGGGGAGACGGCTATTGTAGATGCGCAGGGGAAGATGTTGGGCATGCGTCGCCTGCGTCCGCCCAAGAAGCTTTCGTGGAAGAGCTTCCGCATGGGAATGCTGGTCTGCCACCAGTCTTTTATTGCCCGGCGGGAAATCGCTCCCTTGTATGATCTGAATTACCGGTTGAGTGCGGATTACGACTGGTGTATCCGTTGCCTGAAGCAGGCACGATATGTGTACAATACGAATCTGATTCTCTCTAATTTTCTGGAAGCCGGGATGAGTACGCAACAAAGAAAAGCTTCTTTGAAGGAACGGTATGCCATCATGTGCAAATATTATGGTAAATTTGCCACCATACTATTGCATGGCTGGTTTGCCGTCCGTTTTTATACGGCCAAACTGTTCAAAGGAAGGGTATAG
- a CDS encoding YfhO family protein, which translates to MQKLLKNWVKHIVAILILLVATVVYFSPSVIDGKVLRQGDDIKASGMGNSQMKQYEETAQPGEFSAWSDAMFGGMPYVATYGNPAPDLPQYKIVEKFFKSLSYRDASMVFTGLVCFYLLMCVMGASWWLALAGAFAFALASYNLIIIEAGHIVKGYVIAYMPVTLAGMALLFKRKHLWGAILFLLGVALSISNNHIQITYYLFILCLFIYIGFLVWKIKEKDWAELGKVTGIMVACAVLAVLPGVKGLYSNWELGQQSIRGASELTPKPNADGTVEKKSTGLDKDYAFAWSYGKMELLTTLIPNAYGGGSGGTLGQDSEFYKMAKAGGMKVGKEIQAPTYWGDKSFTSGPVYFGAVVCFLFVLGMFVVRNPMKWWLFAGGAFMTLLALGRNLDWFNDFMFHYLPMYNKFRTVEMALVIPGLVAPIIGIWGLKEILQEKASYEQVKKGLIGALVITGGLSLIVWLMPSLLLDFRSAYDAQYQLPEQFYNALLMDRATLASDDALRSLLFVLLSAALVAWFMVAKNKKTVATWVGIGMTVLIFVDLWTVDKRYLNDKNFFPKKDIQATYQESVSDQEILKDKDNFRVLNLNNPFLETNTSYYHHSIGGYHAAKLRRYQELIDYRLQKEINSIIASFQTAKSEADFWTVFQACPTLNMLNTRYVVYNPGQPPLLNPSADGNAWFVKNIKIVANADEEMAALDEIDPKQTAVVDQRFAAQVEGFTPQADSTATIQLQSYRPNKLVYQSKAATDQLAVFSEIYYQPGWKATVDGKPVDHLRVDWILRAMRVPAGEHEIVFEFKPEGYIIAANVEAYSSFLILVLLIVAVGYSLYTSYKKTKEE; encoded by the coding sequence ATGCAGAAACTATTAAAAAATTGGGTTAAGCACATCGTGGCTATTCTGATCTTGCTGGTGGCTACGGTGGTTTATTTTTCTCCGTCGGTAATCGACGGGAAGGTCCTCCGACAGGGGGATGACATTAAGGCCTCCGGTATGGGAAACAGCCAGATGAAACAATATGAAGAAACAGCACAGCCGGGAGAATTCAGTGCCTGGTCGGATGCTATGTTCGGTGGTATGCCTTATGTGGCTACTTACGGAAATCCGGCTCCCGACCTGCCGCAATATAAGATTGTTGAGAAATTCTTTAAGTCGCTGAGTTATCGCGATGCTTCCATGGTCTTTACCGGACTGGTTTGTTTCTATCTGCTGATGTGTGTGATGGGCGCCAGCTGGTGGTTGGCTCTGGCAGGTGCGTTTGCCTTTGCTTTGGCTTCTTATAATCTGATTATCATCGAAGCCGGACATATCGTAAAGGGTTATGTGATTGCCTACATGCCGGTTACGTTGGCGGGTATGGCGCTTCTCTTTAAGCGGAAACATTTGTGGGGAGCGATTCTCTTCCTCTTGGGTGTTGCTTTATCGATTAGTAACAACCATATTCAGATTACGTATTATTTGTTTATCCTCTGCCTGTTTATCTACATTGGATTTTTGGTTTGGAAAATCAAGGAAAAAGATTGGGCTGAATTGGGAAAGGTAACCGGAATTATGGTGGCATGCGCGGTATTGGCTGTCCTTCCGGGTGTTAAAGGGTTGTACAGTAACTGGGAACTCGGACAACAGTCTATTCGTGGGGCTTCTGAACTGACACCTAAGCCTAATGCTGATGGCACAGTCGAGAAGAAATCAACCGGATTGGATAAAGATTATGCGTTTGCCTGGAGCTATGGAAAGATGGAATTGCTGACAACCCTGATCCCGAATGCCTACGGTGGTGGTTCTGGTGGTACGTTAGGACAGGATTCTGAGTTTTACAAGATGGCGAAAGCCGGAGGCATGAAGGTCGGAAAAGAGATACAGGCGCCTACGTATTGGGGAGACAAGAGTTTTACTTCAGGTCCGGTTTATTTCGGAGCTGTTGTCTGCTTCCTCTTTGTCTTGGGTATGTTTGTGGTTCGGAATCCGATGAAATGGTGGTTATTTGCCGGAGGTGCCTTTATGACGTTACTGGCACTCGGACGGAATCTGGACTGGTTTAACGACTTCATGTTCCATTATCTGCCTATGTACAACAAGTTCCGTACGGTCGAGATGGCCTTGGTTATTCCGGGACTGGTTGCTCCAATAATCGGAATCTGGGGACTGAAAGAAATCCTGCAGGAGAAGGCTTCGTATGAACAGGTGAAGAAAGGACTGATAGGAGCTCTGGTTATTACCGGCGGTCTTTCGCTGATTGTCTGGCTGATGCCGTCGTTGTTGCTTGATTTCCGTTCAGCTTACGATGCCCAGTATCAGTTGCCCGAACAGTTCTACAATGCCCTCTTGATGGACCGTGCGACCTTGGCTTCTGATGATGCCCTGCGTTCTTTGCTGTTTGTCCTGCTGAGTGCGGCTCTAGTGGCCTGGTTCATGGTGGCCAAGAACAAGAAAACAGTCGCTACGTGGGTGGGTATCGGTATGACCGTCCTGATCTTTGTCGATTTATGGACAGTCGACAAGCGTTATTTGAATGATAAGAATTTCTTCCCGAAGAAAGATATCCAGGCCACTTATCAGGAATCGGTATCCGATCAGGAAATTCTGAAGGATAAAGATAATTTCCGGGTATTGAATCTGAATAACCCTTTCCTCGAGACCAATACTTCCTATTATCATCATTCGATTGGCGGTTATCATGCAGCCAAGTTGAGGAGATACCAGGAATTGATTGACTATCGCTTGCAGAAGGAAATCAACTCCATCATCGCTTCGTTCCAGACAGCCAAGAGTGAGGCTGATTTCTGGACCGTTTTCCAGGCTTGTCCGACTTTGAATATGCTGAATACGCGCTACGTTGTTTACAATCCGGGACAGCCGCCTTTGTTGAATCCTTCGGCCGATGGAAATGCCTGGTTTGTAAAGAATATCAAAATCGTAGCGAATGCGGATGAAGAAATGGCCGCTTTGGATGAGATTGATCCGAAACAGACGGCAGTAGTTGATCAGCGTTTCGCTGCCCAGGTAGAAGGATTTACTCCACAGGCTGATTCGACAGCAACCATTCAGTTACAATCTTACCGGCCGAACAAGCTGGTTTACCAGTCGAAAGCCGCTACCGACCAGCTGGCTGTCTTCTCGGAAATCTATTACCAGCCGGGATGGAAGGCTACGGTCGACGGGAAACCGGTTGATCATTTACGGGTTGATTGGATTCTACGCGCCATGCGAGTACCTGCCGGGGAGCATGAAATCGTATTCGAATTCAAGCCCGAAGGCTATATAATCGCAGCCAATGTAGAAGCCTACAGCAGCTTCCTGATTTTAGTATTGCTGATTGTTGCTGTGGGTTATTCGTTATATACTTCTTATAAGAAGACGAAAGAAGAATAA